A window of the Streptomyces sp. JB150 genome harbors these coding sequences:
- a CDS encoding hydroxymethylglutaryl-CoA lyase: MTPGALPMTVPADGLPARVRIHEVGARDGLQNERATVPVEVKAEFIRRLADAGLTTIEATSFVHPKWVPQLADAEELFPRVRDLPADLPVLVPNERGLDRALALGARRIAVFASATESFAKANLNRTVDEALAMFEPVVGRAKAEGGHVRGYLSMCFGDPWEGPVPVPQVVRVCQALLDMGCDELSLGDTIGVATPGHVTALLSALTAGGVPVDALGVHFHDTYGQALANTLAALQHGVTTVDASAGGLGGCPYAKSATGNLATEDLVWMLRGLGIDTGVDLGRLTATSVWLAGHLGRPSPSRTVRALSHKEQ, from the coding sequence ATGACACCCGGCGCACTGCCCATGACCGTCCCCGCCGACGGCCTGCCCGCCCGCGTGCGCATCCACGAGGTCGGCGCCCGTGACGGTCTGCAGAACGAGCGGGCGACGGTGCCCGTGGAGGTCAAGGCGGAGTTCATCCGCCGCCTCGCCGACGCGGGCCTGACGACCATCGAGGCGACCAGCTTCGTGCACCCCAAGTGGGTGCCCCAACTGGCTGACGCGGAGGAGCTGTTCCCGCGGGTCAGGGACCTTCCCGCAGACCTGCCGGTGCTCGTCCCCAACGAGCGCGGCCTGGACCGGGCCCTGGCGCTGGGCGCCCGCCGGATCGCCGTGTTCGCGAGCGCCACCGAGTCCTTCGCGAAGGCCAACCTCAACCGCACGGTCGACGAGGCGCTCGCCATGTTCGAGCCGGTGGTCGGCCGGGCGAAGGCGGAGGGCGGGCACGTCCGCGGCTATCTGTCGATGTGCTTCGGCGACCCCTGGGAGGGCCCGGTGCCCGTCCCGCAGGTGGTCCGCGTCTGCCAGGCGCTGCTGGACATGGGGTGCGACGAGCTGAGCCTCGGCGACACCATCGGCGTGGCCACGCCCGGCCATGTCACGGCACTGCTCAGCGCGCTCACCGCCGGGGGCGTCCCCGTGGACGCGCTGGGCGTGCACTTCCACGACACCTACGGCCAGGCGCTCGCGAACACCCTCGCGGCGCTCCAGCACGGGGTGACGACCGTCGACGCCTCCGCGGGCGGCCTGGGCGGCTGCCCGTACGCGAAGTCCGCCACCGGCAACCTCGCCACCGAGGACCTGGTGTGGATGCTGCGGGGCCTCGGCATCGACACCGGTGTCGACCTCGGCCGGCTCACCGCCACGAGCGTGTGGCTCGCCGGTCACCTGGGCCGGCCCAGCCCGTCCCGCACCGTCCGAGCCCTCTCCCACAAGGAGCAGTGA
- a CDS encoding acyl-CoA dehydrogenase family protein → MDHRLSPELEELRRTVEEFAHDVVAPKIGDYYERHEFPYEIVREMGRMGLFGLPFPEEYGGMGGDYLALGIALEELARVDSSVAITLEAGVSLGAMPIHLFGTEEQKRQWLPRLCSGEILGAFGLTEPDGGSDAGATRTTARRDPATGEWVINGTKCFITNSGTDITGLVTVTAVTGRKPDGKPQISAIIVPSGTPGFTVAAPYSKVGWNASDTRELSFANVRVPAENLLGEEGRGYAQFLRILDEGRIAIAALATGLAQGCVDESVRYAKERHAFGRPIGANQAIQFKIADMEMKAHTARLAWRDAASRLVAGEPFKKEAALAKLYSSTVAVDNARDATQIHGGYGFMNEYPVARMWRDSKILEIGEGTSEVQRMLIARELGLVS, encoded by the coding sequence ATGGACCACCGTCTTTCCCCCGAGCTGGAGGAACTCCGCCGCACCGTGGAGGAGTTCGCGCACGACGTGGTGGCCCCGAAGATCGGCGACTACTACGAGCGGCACGAGTTCCCGTACGAGATCGTCCGCGAGATGGGCCGGATGGGCCTGTTCGGGCTGCCGTTCCCGGAGGAGTACGGTGGCATGGGCGGCGACTATCTCGCGCTGGGCATCGCGCTGGAGGAGCTGGCGCGGGTGGACTCCTCGGTCGCCATCACCCTGGAGGCGGGCGTCTCGCTGGGCGCGATGCCGATCCATCTGTTCGGCACCGAGGAGCAGAAGCGGCAGTGGCTGCCGCGGCTGTGCTCCGGCGAGATCCTGGGCGCGTTCGGGCTGACCGAGCCGGACGGCGGCAGCGACGCCGGGGCGACCCGGACGACCGCCCGCAGGGACCCGGCGACCGGCGAGTGGGTGATCAACGGCACCAAGTGCTTCATCACCAACTCGGGCACGGACATCACGGGTCTGGTCACGGTGACGGCAGTGACCGGCCGCAAGCCGGACGGCAAGCCGCAGATCTCCGCGATCATCGTGCCCTCCGGCACCCCTGGCTTCACGGTCGCCGCCCCGTACTCCAAGGTCGGCTGGAACGCCTCCGACACCCGCGAACTGTCCTTCGCCAACGTGCGGGTGCCCGCGGAGAACCTGCTGGGCGAGGAGGGCCGCGGGTACGCGCAGTTCCTGCGCATCCTGGACGAGGGCCGGATCGCCATCGCGGCGCTGGCCACGGGTCTGGCGCAGGGGTGTGTGGACGAGTCGGTCAGGTACGCGAAGGAACGTCACGCCTTCGGCCGTCCGATCGGGGCGAACCAGGCGATCCAGTTCAAGATCGCCGATATGGAGATGAAGGCGCACACGGCGCGGCTCGCCTGGCGTGACGCGGCGTCCCGGCTGGTGGCCGGGGAGCCCTTCAAGAAGGAGGCGGCGCTGGCCAAGCTGTACTCGTCGACCGTCGCCGTCGACAACGCCCGTGACGCCACGCAGATCCACGGCGGCTACGGCTTCATGAACGAGTACCCGGTGGCCCGCATGTGGCGGGACTCGAAGATCCTGGAGATCGGCGAGGGCACGAGCGAGGTGCAGCGCATGCTGATCGCCCGGGAGCTGGGCCTGGTCAGCTGA
- a CDS encoding serine hydrolase domain-containing protein, giving the protein MTFTSRRLRRAAVAAAAVLLVPVTAATAAPSAGAVPAAVTQPEPSPGDDFREITPQVRQRLDTAIQRVMREADVPGVTVGLWTPDKGQYERSFGVADKSTGRRMAPELFWRIGSETKTFTVTAVLQLVDQGRISLDDPISEYVDGVPNGDEISLRQLAGMRSGLFNYSEDPDFFKALTSDPDRVFTPRQLLDYAFKHPPMFEPGEKFFYCNTNLILLGLVVEKAGGQPLHDFVQENVLEPAGMTDTVFPTNADLPAPHAQGYTNQTASGKIEESTDWNPSWAWAAGAMISNRDDLRIWARTVATGTFPDGSTMVEPATQRERLRTPSTGIRGAGYGLGIFDVQGWIGHNGSLPGYESLTIYLPSAEATLVVLLNTDVLVGKTEPSTLFGDAITRIVSPDHVYNLPVPPMPK; this is encoded by the coding sequence ATGACGTTCACGTCGAGACGACTTCGCAGGGCGGCCGTGGCCGCGGCGGCCGTTCTCCTGGTGCCGGTGACCGCGGCGACCGCGGCCCCCTCGGCCGGTGCCGTTCCCGCCGCCGTCACCCAGCCGGAACCCTCCCCGGGCGACGACTTCCGGGAGATCACCCCGCAGGTCCGGCAGCGGCTGGACACGGCGATCCAGCGGGTCATGCGCGAGGCGGACGTCCCGGGTGTCACGGTCGGGCTGTGGACGCCGGACAAGGGGCAGTACGAGCGCTCCTTCGGGGTGGCCGACAAGAGCACCGGCCGGCGGATGGCGCCGGAGCTGTTCTGGCGGATCGGCAGCGAGACGAAGACGTTCACCGTCACGGCCGTGCTGCAACTGGTCGACCAAGGCAGGATCAGCCTGGACGACCCGATCAGCGAGTACGTCGACGGCGTGCCGAACGGTGACGAGATCTCCCTGCGCCAACTGGCCGGCATGCGCAGCGGGCTGTTCAACTACTCCGAGGACCCGGACTTCTTCAAGGCGCTGACGTCCGATCCGGACCGCGTCTTCACCCCGCGGCAGCTGCTGGACTACGCGTTCAAGCACCCCCCGATGTTCGAGCCGGGCGAGAAGTTCTTCTACTGCAACACCAATCTGATCCTGCTGGGCCTGGTCGTCGAGAAGGCCGGCGGCCAGCCCCTGCACGACTTCGTCCAGGAGAACGTCCTGGAGCCGGCCGGAATGACGGACACCGTGTTCCCGACGAACGCGGACCTCCCCGCACCGCACGCGCAGGGCTACACGAACCAGACCGCCTCCGGGAAGATCGAGGAATCCACGGACTGGAACCCGTCGTGGGCCTGGGCGGCCGGGGCGATGATCTCGAACCGGGACGATCTGCGCATCTGGGCGCGCACGGTGGCCACCGGCACCTTCCCCGACGGCTCCACGATGGTGGAACCGGCCACCCAGCGCGAGCGCCTGCGGACACCCTCGACCGGCATCCGGGGCGCCGGGTACGGTCTCGGCATCTTCGACGTCCAGGGCTGGATCGGCCACAACGGCTCGCTGCCCGGCTACGAGTCGCTGACCATCTATCTGCCGTCCGCGGAGGCGACCCTCGTCGTGCTCCTGAACACCGACGTCCTCGTCGGCAAGACGGAGCCGAGCACCCTGTTCGGCGACGCCATCACGCGGATCGTCAGCCCGGACCACGTCTACAACCTGCCGGTCCCGCCGATGCCCAAGTGA
- a CDS encoding ABC transporter substrate-binding protein: MSNARATHLTRRGILAAGGALGLGAVLAACGDEDKKSGGSDSAGAARPSGPWTFKDDRDKTVKLDKVPTNIVAFTGVAAALHDYGIQVKGVFGPTKTQDGKPDVQAGDMDISKVEILGNVWGQFNVEKYAALAPEVLITTMFDDAGTLWYVPEESKDKIAKLAPSVAVSVYDRQLTQPLERMWALAESLGADLKADKVVKAKQEFEAAAERLRKAAKARPEIKVMAGSASAELFYVSGTNLSIDLEYFKALGVNFIEPSEKSKAQGGGWFESLSWENVDKYDADIIMMDDRAQAIQPSAITEATWKKLPAVKAGQVIARSPEPILSYGKCTPLLTSLAEAIENAKKVS; this comes from the coding sequence ATGTCCAACGCCCGTGCCACCCACCTCACCCGCCGCGGGATCCTCGCCGCCGGCGGTGCCCTCGGCCTCGGTGCCGTCCTCGCCGCCTGCGGTGACGAAGACAAGAAAAGCGGTGGCTCGGACTCGGCCGGTGCCGCCAGGCCCTCCGGTCCCTGGACGTTCAAGGACGACCGCGACAAGACCGTGAAGCTCGACAAGGTTCCCACGAACATCGTCGCCTTCACCGGTGTCGCCGCCGCGCTGCACGACTACGGCATCCAGGTCAAGGGTGTTTTCGGCCCGACCAAGACCCAGGACGGCAAGCCGGACGTCCAGGCCGGCGACATGGACATCAGCAAGGTCGAGATCCTCGGCAACGTCTGGGGCCAGTTCAACGTCGAGAAGTACGCGGCGCTCGCCCCCGAGGTCCTCATCACCACGATGTTCGACGACGCGGGCACCCTCTGGTACGTCCCCGAGGAGTCCAAGGACAAGATCGCCAAGCTGGCCCCGAGCGTCGCCGTCTCCGTCTACGACCGTCAGCTGACCCAGCCGCTGGAGCGGATGTGGGCGCTGGCCGAGTCGCTGGGCGCGGACCTGAAGGCCGACAAGGTCGTCAAGGCCAAGCAGGAGTTCGAGGCGGCGGCGGAGCGGCTGCGCAAGGCCGCCAAGGCCCGCCCCGAGATCAAGGTGATGGCCGGGTCCGCGAGCGCCGAGCTGTTCTACGTCTCCGGCACCAACCTCTCCATCGACCTGGAGTACTTCAAGGCGCTCGGCGTGAACTTCATCGAGCCGTCGGAGAAGTCCAAGGCTCAGGGCGGCGGCTGGTTCGAGAGCCTGAGCTGGGAGAACGTCGACAAGTACGACGCGGACATCATCATGATGGACGACCGCGCCCAGGCGATCCAGCCGTCGGCGATCACCGAGGCGACCTGGAAGAAGCTGCCCGCCGTGAAGGCCGGTCAGGTCATCGCCCGGTCGCCGGAGCCGATCCTGTCGTACGGCAAGTGCACGCCGCTTCTCACCAGCCTCGCCGAGGCGATCGAGAACGCGAAGAAGGTCAGCTGA